A window of Luteitalea sp. contains these coding sequences:
- a CDS encoding DUF664 domain-containing protein — translation MHTKEAITFALTTSNGAVLSVIDKMSDAATTFPTPNGGCHPLWVLGHLTIVEGMIPGVLFGDENPVAEWQKYFGESSEPVDNAGAYPSFAEVREKYLALRERNLKLLESLSDEDLDKPTKAPPQGREHEFATYGRSFLVLALHQMMHRSHVTDALRAAGRTALAAQASN, via the coding sequence ATGCACACGAAAGAAGCTATTACATTCGCGCTGACCACTTCGAATGGAGCCGTCCTGAGCGTCATCGACAAGATGAGCGATGCGGCAACTACATTCCCGACGCCGAATGGCGGATGCCATCCGCTCTGGGTCCTCGGTCATCTGACGATCGTCGAAGGCATGATCCCAGGAGTGCTCTTCGGAGATGAGAATCCCGTCGCTGAGTGGCAGAAGTACTTCGGTGAGAGCTCGGAACCAGTCGACAATGCCGGCGCGTATCCATCTTTCGCCGAGGTTCGAGAGAAGTATCTTGCATTGCGGGAACGGAATCTAAAGCTCCTGGAATCGCTCAGCGACGAGGACCTCGACAAGCCGACTAAGGCGCCGCCCCAAGGAAGAGAACATGAGTTCGCAACGTATGGGCGGAGCTTTTTGGTGCTGGCCCTGCACCAGATGATGCATCGCAGCCACGTGACTGACGCCCTACGTGCGGCCGGGCGTACGGCGCTGGCGGCACAAGCCTCCAACTAA
- a CDS encoding sigma-70 family RNA polymerase sigma factor, with protein MDDPTGIDASGPFEARYLAFLETVTHLRPSLHRYCSRMTGSVLDGEDIVQDSLFQAYRKLETYDDDRPLAPWLFRIAHNRCIDFLRRREVRQEAEAAGMGPDSVMPAYPPGRIFDRAVEHLVLALPPKERACVLLKDVFDYSLEEIAELVDSTVGGVKAALNRGRSKLSSLPQLLTPSRAANPEMSRLLHLYVERFNQRDWDGLRELITADARLRVADRFAGPLHDAPYFGRYERLTIPWRMAVGEVDGEPAVLALRQHNGSWIPHSIVRVDVTDHLITRVVDYLHCPWVLPGTTSVVIEAS; from the coding sequence ATGGATGATCCGACTGGCATCGATGCCTCTGGGCCCTTCGAGGCGCGTTACCTCGCGTTCCTCGAAACCGTCACGCACCTTCGGCCCAGCCTGCACCGTTACTGTTCCCGCATGACTGGATCGGTGTTGGACGGCGAGGACATCGTTCAGGATTCGCTGTTTCAGGCTTATCGGAAGCTCGAAACGTATGACGACGACCGCCCGCTGGCGCCATGGCTGTTTCGGATCGCACACAATCGATGCATCGATTTCCTTCGCCGCCGTGAGGTTCGTCAGGAGGCGGAGGCAGCCGGCATGGGGCCAGACTCCGTCATGCCTGCCTATCCGCCTGGCCGCATCTTTGACCGCGCAGTCGAGCACCTCGTGCTAGCGCTCCCTCCAAAAGAACGCGCCTGCGTGCTGTTGAAAGACGTGTTCGACTACTCACTGGAGGAAATCGCGGAGCTCGTCGACTCCACTGTAGGCGGCGTCAAGGCCGCGCTCAATCGTGGGCGATCGAAATTGTCGTCGCTGCCTCAACTCTTGACGCCGTCGCGCGCGGCCAATCCTGAAATGTCACGCCTGCTCCATCTCTACGTGGAGCGATTCAATCAACGCGATTGGGATGGACTCCGTGAATTGATCACAGCCGACGCTCGCCTGCGCGTGGCGGACCGGTTCGCAGGTCCGCTCCACGACGCACCGTACTTCGGCCGCTACGAGCGCTTGACGATTCCGTGGCGAATGGCGGTGGGCGAGGTGGACGGCGAACCGGCCGTCCTCGCCCTGCGCCAACACAACGGGAGCTGGATACCCCACTCGATCGTTCGCGTCGACGTGACGGACCATCTCATCACGCGCGTCGTCGACTACTTGCACTGCCCTTGGGTACTACCCGGGACCACCTCTGTCGTCATCGAAGCCTCCTAG